From a region of the Calypte anna isolate BGI_N300 chromosome 4, bCalAnn1_v1.p, whole genome shotgun sequence genome:
- the IRS4 gene encoding LOW QUALITY PROTEIN: insulin receptor substrate 4 (The sequence of the model RefSeq protein was modified relative to this genomic sequence to represent the inferred CDS: inserted 3 bases in 2 codons), with translation MASGMNGPGGVSAVGCGSEEPVVRHPAGGAVPQPEPGVPGEGEPAAGEGGRCPSPQPHHLLLLLRRSPSASLCPASEAAPAAGRTAPVLGRGGQPPPVGRGASPAAAGEDVRKCGYLRKQKHGHKRYFVLRAESHLAPARLEYYDSEKKFKSSLRAXGGAGGALCCPPPKRVIPLYQCFTVSRRADAKHKHIIALYTKDEYFAMLAENEAEQEAWYQAISELMSQSKRGFLEQEDHPDQQVDEDDEHYGASLRPGTVFKEVWQVNVKPKGLGQTKNLTGVYRLCLSSKAIHLVKLNSEVPSVHLQLMNIRRCGHSENFFFIEVGRSASIGPGELWMQVDDSVVAQNMHETFLETMKALKAFAEFRPRSKSQSSGGGSGTNPISFITTRRHLGNLPPSQTGLQRRSRTENVAGGTPPTTKSSNSYRFRTSSEGEGTMTRPFRSVTGSLIHLNTARMNLGRQEGSGRYVRAAFSSTYHTRSASLPVSHFPSTTSPISVSSSSGHGSASDMLTRPSSSSVCGSPSDGGFISSDEYGSSPGDFRYFRVRSNTPDSLGNTPPIREENCLSEYMSMSKQQADDSSRDDYMEAEKCFRKRAYSLTKSTSVPVQQKTTQTTVLLDEDSAGNHGRLLYSETPKLRDNHELEYSDANLDSVCNQSRSKARDDGYMPMMPGVASSLSSNSDYLPMTPKSMSVPKQINNSWSPSQVDSRGYMMMFPKASSSPVRSPLTGFASKGSNEKIVNSEYMDMSPGNSAPKHPGDSNYIHTTSASKGFSSYFSLPRSFKALSGQNGDHSEYVPMSSPGKLLYDGSENGKGVNSEALANGISKSPVVKGSDEGLVQNRAARPTRLPLGTRGSNTIPRMYDRTVPPXPASPGEYINIDFNEKASNTPYSLSAEGSPSSLGSSSDHRQSPLSDYMSVDLDVQSPKAAKELSNSLTDISIYSSSSIPRNQPNPDYARLSFGTACVSTASNRTDDYTEMTFNMAATPPRPFAAESEEDVKIESPSSIVNRLCIVDRYAGTSSFSVPTSEPPMGPKVIRADPQGRRRHSSETFSSAGTVTTSSSFFTDNSKRHSSASFDNVWLKPDENISDGQESKMSRDTSTGFQNGLNYIALNLRDDPLSCEASTTAPTCHLQNGTSGLDSGAYVSIDFSRSDGLKCNAARKD, from the exons ATGGCGAGTGGGATGAATGGCCCGGGCGGCGTCTCGGCGGTCGGGTGCGGCTCGGAGGAGCCGGTCGTCCGCCACCCGGCAGGCGGAGCCGTGCCTCAACCGGAGCCCGGCGTGCCCGGCGAGGGGGAACCGGCGGCGGGCGAGGGCGGCCGCTGCCCGTCCCCTCAGCCCcaccacctgctgctgctgctgcggcGTTCGCCCAGCGCCTCGCTCTGCCCGGCGTCGGAGGCCGCCCCTGCCGCGGGCCGCACCGCTCCCGTCCTGGGCCGCGGCGGGCAGCCCCCCCCGGTGGGCCGCGGAGCTTCCCCGGCCGCCGCTGGTGAGGACGTGAGGAAGTGCGGGTACCTGCGGAAGCAGAAGCACGGGCACAAGCGCTACTTCGTCCTGCGGGCTGAGAGCCACCTGGCCCCCGCCCGGCTGGAGTACTACGACAGCGAGAAGAAGTTCAAGAGCAGCCTGCGGGC GGGGGGGGCCGGCGGGGCCCTCTGCTGCCCCCCGCCCAAGCGGGTCATCCCCCTCTACCAGTGCTTCACCGTCAGCCGGCGGGCCGACGCCAAGCACAAGCACATCATCGCCCTGTACACCAAGGACGAGTACTTTGCCATGCTGGCAGAGAACGAGGCCGAGCAGGAGGCCTGGTACCAGGCCATCAGTGAGCTCATGAGCCAGAGCAAGAGGGGCTTCTTGGAGCAGGAGGACCATCCCGATCAGCAGGTGGATGAGGATGATGAGCACTATGGGGCTTCCCTGAGGCCTGGCACGGTCTTCAAGGAGGTGTGGCAGGTCAACGTTAAGCCCAAAGGGTTGGGACAGACGAAAAACCTCACTGGGGTGTACAGGTTATGCCTTTCCAGCAAGGCCATCCACCTCGTCAAGCTGAACTCAGAGGTGCCCTCTGTCCACTTGCAGCTAATGAACATTCGCCGCTGCGGGCACTCAGAAAACTTCTTCTTCATCGAAGTGGGCAGATCTGCCTCCATTGGACCTGGAGAACTCTGGATGCAAGTGGATGATTCGGTGGTGGCTCAGAATATGCACGAGACTTTTCTAGAGACCATGAAAGCTCTAAAGGCCTTTGCGGAGTTCAGGCCTCGAAGCAAGAGCCAGTCTTCTGGTGGTGGCAGCGGTACCAATCCCATCTCCTTCATCACCACTAGGAGGCACTTGGGCAACCTGCCCCCCAGCCAGACGGGCTTGCAGAGAAGATCCAGAACGGAGAACGTTGCTGGAGGGACTCCTCCTACCACCAAAAGCAGCAACTCCTATCGCTTCAGAACATCCAGTGAAGGAGAAGGAACCATGACAAGGCCTTTTCGATCGGTGACTGGGAGTCTGATCCACCTGAATACCGCAAGGATGAATTTGGGCCGGCAAGAAGGGAGTGGAAGGTACGTGAGAGCTGCTTTCAGCTCAACTTACCACACCAGGTCTGCTTCGCTGcctgtttctcattttccctCCACTACAAGTCCTATCAGTGTTTCTTCCAGTAGTGGCCATGGCTCTGCTTCGGACATGCTGACCAGGCCTTCCAGCTCATCTGTTTGTGGTTCCCCAAGTGATGGGGGATTTATCTCCTCCGATGAATACGGCTCCAGTCCTGGAGATTTCAGGTACTTTCGGGTCAGGAGTAATACACCAGATTCCCTGGGAAACACACCACCCATCAGAGAAGAGAACTGTCTGAGCGAGTACATGTCCATGAGTAAGCAACAGGCAGATGACAGCTCAAGAGATGATTATATGGAGGCTGAAAAGTGTTTCAGGAAAAGAGCTTATTCTTTAACCAAGTCAACTTCTGTGCCTGTGCAGCAGAAGACGACACAAACTACAGTTCTGTTGGATGAAGATTCTGCAGGAAATCATGGAAGATTACTTTACTCTGAAACACCAAAATTGAGAGATAACCATGAATTGGAGTACAGTGATGCTAACCTTGATTCTGTGTGTAACCAAAGTAGGAGTAAAGCCAGAGATGATGGGTACATGCCCATGATGCCAGGAGTTGCATCTTCTCTATCCAGCAACAGCGATTATTTGCCAATGACTCCTAAAAGTATGTCTGTTCCAAAACAGATTAACAATTCCTGGTCACCATCCCAGGTTGACTCCAGAGGATATATGATGATGTTTCCAAAAGCCAGCTCTTCACCTGTACGAAGTCCTTTAACTGGGTTTGCTTCTAAAGGGAGTAATGAGAAGATCGTAAACAGTGAGTACATGGATATGTCACCTGGTAACTCAGCTCCAAAACACCCCGGTGATTCCAATTATATTCACACCACTTCTGCCTCCAAAGGTTTcagttcatatttttctttgcctcGAAGTTTTAAGGCGTTATCAGGACAAAACGGTGACCACAGTGAATATGTTCCAATGTCTTCACCTGGAAAACTCTTGTATGATGGatcagaaaatggaaaaggggTCAACAGCGAAGCTCTGGCTAATGGCATCTCCAAATCACCAGTGGTGAAAGGTTCAGATGAAGGACTTGTGCAGAACAGGGCTGCTCGGCCCACGAGGCTCCCCCTGGGTACCAGAGGGAGTAACACAATCCCAAGAATGTACGATCGTACCGTTCCCC AGCCAGCCAGTCCTGGGGAATACATCAAtattgattttaatgaaaaggcGAGCAATACACCCTACTCCTTGTCTGCAGAAGGATCACCATCATCTCTGGGCTCCAGTAGTGACCACAGACAGTCTCCGCTTTCGGATTACATGAGTGTTGACTTGGATGTCCAGTCACCAAAAGCAGCCAAGGAACTGTCCAACTCTCTAACAGATATTTCAATTTATTCAAGTTCCAGTATTCCTAGAAACCAACCCAATCCTGACTACGCCAGGCTTTCCTTCGGTACTGCCTGCGTCAGCACGGCGAGTAACAGGACTGATGACTACACAGAGATGACGTTCAACATGGCAGCAACACCACCTCGGCCCTTTGCTGCTGAATCCGAGGAGGATGTGAAGATTGAGAGCCCTTCTTCCATCGTGAACAGGCTGTGCATTGTTGATCGGTATGCTGGTACCAGTAGCTTCTCTGTTCCCACCTCGGAACCTCCTATGGGACCGAAAGTGATTCGAGCTGATCCTCAAGGCAGGAGGAGACACAGTTCTGAAACGTTCTCTTCTGCTGGGACTGtgaccacctcctcctctttctttacTGATAATAGCAAAAGACACAGCTCTGCCTCATTTGACAATGTTTGGTTGAAACCggatgaaaacatttctgatggtcaggaaagcaaaatgtcCCGTGATACCTCAACTGGATTTCAGAATGGCTTAAACTACATCGCTCTGAATTTACGTGATGACCCCCTGAGCTGTGAGGCAAGCACCACAGCTCCCACTTGCCATCTCCAAAATGGTACTTCAGGTTTGGACAGTGGAGCCTACGTAAGCATAGACTTCAGCAGATCCGATGGGCTCAAGTGCAACGCTGCCAGAAAAG ACTGA